One window of Flavobacteriales bacterium genomic DNA carries:
- a CDS encoding O-antigen ligase family protein: MVRALKSWWIPAVCVVFVLFNAALTIHEVYWLNLLPAVLLAGWAVVTAADKVLLFIVFATPLSINLEELDLGGIGVALPTEPLMVVLMLLFLLRLTLEKGTLDPKVWRHPVTIVIIAQLIWMAICVLPSSMPIVSLKYLTARLWFVCTMYFMATRLFRDPRNIHRFFWLFLSGLAIVVGYTLIHHAQFDFAEDPAHWVMSPFFKDHTSYGAIIAFCLPFAITAISMPGYSRSRRGMAVFLLALLVTGILFSYTRAAWVGVAGALGVFIVMRLRIPAWTIGVVLLVAGITAIANMDRITIALERNRTESNDDLAKHVSSISNIRSDASNLERINRWNSALQMFDERPLTGWGPGTYMFQYAPFQAARDRTIISTNFGLNGNSHSEYLGPLAEQGLLGMLLVIALIGVITWTAVRLWSRLPNGVDRMLIGAAFLGLVTYFIHGVLNNYLDLDKASVPFWGFTAMIVVLDLKHQASSGDHGNRQVSKAISSK; this comes from the coding sequence ATGGTGCGTGCGCTCAAGAGCTGGTGGATACCCGCGGTGTGCGTGGTGTTCGTGCTGTTCAACGCCGCCCTCACCATCCATGAGGTCTATTGGCTGAACCTGCTGCCGGCCGTGCTCTTGGCAGGCTGGGCGGTGGTGACCGCAGCGGATAAGGTCCTGCTCTTCATCGTCTTCGCCACACCGCTGTCCATCAACCTGGAGGAGCTGGATCTGGGCGGCATCGGCGTCGCACTGCCCACCGAACCTTTGATGGTGGTGCTGATGCTGCTTTTCCTGTTGAGGTTGACCTTGGAGAAAGGCACATTGGACCCCAAGGTCTGGCGGCATCCCGTTACCATCGTCATTATCGCACAGCTGATCTGGATGGCCATTTGCGTGCTGCCGAGCAGCATGCCGATCGTTTCGCTCAAATACCTCACCGCCCGGCTCTGGTTCGTATGCACCATGTACTTCATGGCCACACGCCTGTTCCGGGATCCCCGCAACATCCACCGTTTTTTCTGGCTGTTCCTGTCGGGTCTGGCGATCGTGGTGGGCTATACCTTGATCCACCATGCCCAGTTCGACTTTGCCGAGGATCCGGCCCACTGGGTGATGTCGCCTTTCTTCAAGGACCACACGAGCTACGGGGCCATCATCGCATTCTGCCTGCCCTTCGCGATAACGGCTATTTCCATGCCCGGTTATTCCCGGAGCCGCCGGGGCATGGCCGTATTCCTGCTGGCCCTGTTGGTCACCGGGATCCTGTTCTCCTATACGCGTGCGGCATGGGTAGGTGTGGCAGGTGCGCTGGGCGTCTTCATCGTGATGCGGTTGCGCATACCGGCCTGGACCATCGGGGTGGTGCTGCTGGTGGCGGGCATCACGGCGATCGCGAACATGGACCGGATCACCATCGCTTTGGAGCGTAACCGCACGGAGAGCAATGACGACTTGGCCAAGCACGTCAGCTCCATCAGCAACATCCGCTCGGACGCAAGCAATCTGGAGCGCATAAACCGCTGGAATTCCGCCCTGCAGATGTTCGATGAACGGCCGTTGACCGGCTGGGGCCCGGGCACCTACATGTTCCAGTACGCGCCGTTCCAAGCTGCACGGGACCGCACCATCATCAGCACCAACTTCGGCCTGAACGGAAATTCACACAGCGAATACCTAGGCCCATTGGCCGAACAGGGATTGCTTGGGATGCTGCTCGTGATCGCGCTCATCGGGGTGATCACCTGGACCGCGGTACGGCTCTGGTCAAGGCTTCCGAACGGCGTGGACCGCATGCTCATAGGCGCGGCGTTCCTTGGGTTGGTGACTTATTTCATCCACGGCGTCCTGAACAACTATTTGGACCTGGACAAGGCGAGCGTGCCCTTCTGGGGCTTCACGGCGATGATCGTGGTGCTGGACTTGAAGCACCAAGCCTCCTCCGGCGATCACGGGAACCGGCAGGTGAGCAAGGCTATATCGTCCAAGTAG
- a CDS encoding SpoIIE family protein phosphatase, whose product MTRLTRLTERLNLKEFQLSALLEVTKAINNNEDKGELLKLYAEIMHGELGITRLMFFENDSQWRCVQALTDETDSPVPDVAGFMKECRDIQFIGAEDAKGLGRFDIAIPVFHQERPLALLLIGDIDDEEQRMSPTVKHLNFIQTLTNLIAVALENKRFALRALAQERDRRELELAAEMQLMLVPKDLPNGERIQAAGWYQPHQQVGGDYYDVVRTGPDEVVLCVADVSGKGIAAALLMSNFQATLRALIQRERAPLDALVRELNSNVLERARGERFITLFIGRADLRTGAMEYVNAGHNPPMLAGQGGVISELSDGAIALGMLQELPFVNVGRAEVKGGVLLCYTDGLVEQEDSQGNAFETLPVRKTLELLSSAGPVAINEALISTFEAHRGQLPYLDDIALLTCRFP is encoded by the coding sequence ATGACCCGCCTCACCCGCCTCACCGAACGCCTGAACTTGAAAGAGTTCCAATTGAGTGCGTTATTGGAGGTCACCAAGGCGATCAACAACAACGAGGACAAGGGTGAGCTGCTGAAGTTGTATGCGGAGATCATGCATGGCGAACTGGGCATCACCCGGCTGATGTTCTTCGAGAACGACAGTCAGTGGCGCTGCGTCCAGGCCCTGACCGACGAAACGGACAGTCCCGTGCCGGACGTGGCGGGTTTCATGAAGGAATGCCGGGACATCCAGTTCATCGGTGCAGAAGATGCCAAAGGACTCGGACGGTTCGATATCGCCATCCCCGTCTTCCACCAGGAACGCCCGTTGGCGCTGTTGCTCATCGGGGACATCGACGATGAGGAACAGCGCATGAGCCCTACGGTGAAGCACCTCAACTTCATCCAGACCCTGACCAACCTGATCGCCGTGGCGCTGGAGAACAAGCGCTTCGCCCTGCGGGCCTTGGCGCAGGAGCGGGACCGGCGCGAGCTGGAGCTGGCGGCCGAGATGCAGCTGATGCTGGTGCCGAAGGACCTGCCGAACGGCGAGCGGATCCAAGCGGCCGGCTGGTACCAACCGCACCAACAGGTGGGCGGCGATTACTACGATGTGGTGCGCACCGGGCCGGATGAGGTCGTGCTCTGCGTGGCGGACGTGAGCGGCAAGGGCATCGCGGCGGCCTTGTTGATGTCCAATTTCCAAGCGACCTTGAGGGCCTTGATACAACGGGAACGCGCACCCTTGGACGCGTTGGTGCGGGAGCTGAATTCGAACGTGCTTGAACGGGCCCGGGGCGAACGCTTCATCACCTTGTTCATCGGCCGGGCGGACCTGCGGACCGGTGCCATGGAATACGTGAACGCCGGCCACAATCCGCCCATGTTGGCCGGGCAGGGAGGCGTGATCTCGGAACTCAGCGACGGGGCCATCGCCTTGGGCATGCTTCAGGAACTTCCCTTCGTGAACGTGGGCCGGGCGGAGGTGAAGGGCGGCGTTCTGCTTTGTTATACGGACGGACTGGTGGAGCAGGAGGATTCCCAAGGAAATGCATTCGAGACACTTCCGGTGCGAAAGACCTTGGAGCTGCTTTCCAGCGCCGGCCCGGTGGCCATCAACGAAGCGCTTATCTCCACATTCGAGGCCCATCGGGGCCAGCTGCCCTACTTGGACGATATAGCCTTGCTCACCTGCCGGTTCCCGTGA
- a CDS encoding UDP-3-O-(3-hydroxymyristoyl)glucosamine N-acyltransferase, which translates to MELKEPLTAAAVAELIHAKVLGNVQRTVTGINEINRVRSGDLVFVDHPKYYNKALNSAATTILIDKADVEIPEGKAIIISEDPFADYNTLVRHFMTPLAWTSELPAIGADTVVHPSVTIGTNVTIGKGCTIMPGVVIYPNTTIGDRVIIHANAVIGGDGFYYKKRTGGYEKMVTAGCTVIEDDVEIGPLTSIDRGVSADTRIGAGTKIDNQVQVGHDTLIGKNCLIAAQVGISGACIIGDNVTLWGQVGVPSKLTIGSGATVLGQSGVLTDLEGGRTYLGSPAGEWRQKMREVASLGRLPDLLKKMDKQ; encoded by the coding sequence ATGGAGCTGAAGGAACCACTGACCGCCGCAGCTGTGGCGGAGCTGATACATGCGAAGGTGCTGGGCAATGTCCAGCGGACCGTCACCGGCATCAATGAGATCAACCGGGTGCGCTCCGGTGATCTGGTCTTTGTGGACCACCCCAAATACTACAACAAGGCGCTGAACAGCGCAGCCACCACGATCCTTATCGACAAGGCCGACGTTGAGATCCCCGAGGGCAAAGCGATCATCATCAGCGAGGATCCCTTTGCCGACTACAACACCTTGGTGCGGCACTTCATGACGCCGCTCGCATGGACCTCCGAGCTGCCCGCGATCGGTGCGGACACCGTGGTACACCCGAGCGTCACCATAGGCACCAATGTCACCATCGGCAAGGGCTGCACCATCATGCCCGGCGTGGTGATCTACCCGAACACCACCATCGGGGACCGGGTGATCATCCATGCCAATGCGGTGATCGGCGGGGATGGATTTTACTACAAGAAGCGGACAGGCGGCTATGAGAAGATGGTCACGGCCGGCTGTACGGTGATCGAGGATGACGTGGAGATCGGGCCGTTGACCAGCATCGATCGCGGGGTGAGCGCCGACACGCGGATAGGGGCCGGGACCAAGATCGACAACCAGGTGCAGGTGGGCCACGATACGCTCATCGGAAAGAATTGCCTGATCGCCGCACAGGTCGGTATCTCCGGTGCCTGCATCATCGGCGACAATGTCACGCTCTGGGGCCAAGTGGGTGTTCCCAGCAAGCTTACCATCGGCAGCGGTGCCACCGTGCTGGGCCAAAGCGGCGTGCTCACCGATCTCGAAGGCGGCAGGACCTATCTCGGTTCCCCGGCCGGGGAATGGAGGCAGAAGATGCGCGAGGTGGCCAGCCTCGGCCGATTGCCCGACCTGCTCAAAAAGATGGACAAGCAATGA
- the efp gene encoding elongation factor P, giving the protein MANTGDISIGTYIRFNNDICQIVEWQHRTPGNLRAFYQGKMRNLRNGKLNEHRFRSGENMDVLRVEIRDMQYLYREGEFLVCMDPNSYEQSHIPIDLFGDAMGLMKEEMTVQVGFESDIPIMARPPKIVELEVTYTETAVKGDTSNKVMKAATLETGKEIQVPSFVEIGTVIRIDTESNAYLDRVKK; this is encoded by the coding sequence ATGGCCAACACCGGCGACATCAGCATCGGAACCTATATCCGCTTCAACAACGACATCTGCCAGATCGTGGAGTGGCAGCACCGCACGCCGGGCAACCTGCGCGCTTTCTACCAGGGCAAGATGCGAAACCTCCGCAACGGCAAGCTCAATGAGCACCGCTTCCGCAGCGGCGAGAACATGGACGTGCTGCGCGTGGAGATCCGTGATATGCAATACCTCTACCGCGAAGGCGAGTTCCTGGTCTGCATGGACCCGAACTCGTATGAGCAATCGCACATCCCAATTGACCTTTTTGGTGACGCCATGGGCTTGATGAAGGAGGAAATGACGGTGCAGGTGGGCTTTGAGAGCGACATCCCCATCATGGCACGTCCCCCGAAGATCGTGGAACTCGAGGTGACCTACACCGAGACCGCCGTGAAAGGTGACACCAGCAACAAGGTGATGAAGGCCGCCACGCTCGAGACCGGAAAGGAGATCCAAGTCCCTTCTTTCGTGGAGATCGGCACCGTGATACGCATCGACACGGAGAGCAACGCATACCTCGACAGGGTGAAGAAGTAA
- a CDS encoding ABC transporter ATP-binding protein, with product MSERTPARDAGMRITMSGVAKQFSREKVFTDVDHVFEAGSRTALLGPNGSGKSTLLQVVAGALVPTKGTVEHALGEKPMEQDRVYREVSIAAPYLDLYEDLSLREAIATHARFKPFLPGITVKDVASTAYLEPHLEKPVSNFSSGMKQRLKLALAILSDTPLLLLDEPATNLDAEGIAWFRELLMRNVERRTLLVASNRQAEETFACDSSVEIMKWK from the coding sequence ATGTCGGAACGCACACCAGCGCGCGATGCAGGCATGCGGATCACAATGAGCGGTGTGGCCAAGCAGTTTTCCCGCGAAAAAGTATTCACCGATGTGGACCATGTGTTCGAAGCAGGTAGCCGCACCGCGCTCCTAGGGCCGAACGGAAGCGGGAAAAGCACCTTGCTCCAAGTGGTGGCCGGGGCTTTGGTGCCCACCAAAGGAACCGTGGAACATGCATTGGGCGAAAAGCCGATGGAACAGGACCGGGTGTACCGGGAAGTGAGCATCGCAGCGCCGTACCTTGATCTTTACGAGGACCTCTCACTGCGGGAGGCGATCGCCACGCATGCGCGATTCAAGCCTTTCCTGCCCGGGATCACCGTGAAGGACGTGGCGAGCACCGCGTATTTGGAGCCGCACTTGGAGAAGCCCGTGAGCAACTTCAGCAGCGGCATGAAGCAACGCCTCAAGCTCGCGCTTGCCATCCTCAGCGATACGCCGCTGCTCCTGCTCGACGAACCCGCCACCAACCTCGACGCTGAAGGCATCGCTTGGTTCCGTGAGCTGCTCATGCGCAACGTGGAGCGGCGTACCCTGCTGGTGGCCAGCAACCGGCAAGCGGAAGAGACTTTCGCTTGTGACAGCAGTGTGGAGATCATGAAGTGGAAATAG
- the lpxA gene encoding acyl-ACP--UDP-N-acetylglucosamine O-acyltransferase — MSISKLASVHPDARIGKDVVIEPFTAVAGDVTIGDGTWIGPNATIMDGARIGARCRIFPGAVVSAIPQDLKFVGERTTAELGDNTTVRECVTINRGTADRQRTAVGSNCLLMAYVHLAHDCLIGDNVVIANSVNLAGHVTIGDWAILEGNVAVQQFINIGAHSFVAGASLVRKNVPPFVKAAREPLSFVGVNVVGLRRRGFADDAVARIEDIYREIFVRNTNLERAVQNVEQQFTVSPERALIIEFIRSSPKGIMRGLTE, encoded by the coding sequence ATGAGCATCTCCAAGCTGGCCTCCGTCCACCCGGATGCGCGGATCGGAAAGGACGTCGTGATCGAGCCCTTCACCGCCGTCGCCGGCGATGTCACCATCGGCGACGGCACGTGGATCGGACCCAACGCCACCATCATGGACGGCGCCCGCATCGGGGCCCGTTGCCGCATCTTCCCCGGGGCCGTCGTAAGTGCCATCCCGCAGGACCTGAAATTCGTCGGGGAGAGGACCACCGCCGAGTTGGGTGATAACACCACCGTACGGGAATGCGTCACCATCAACCGGGGCACCGCCGACCGCCAACGTACCGCCGTGGGCAGCAATTGCCTGCTTATGGCGTACGTACACCTGGCCCACGACTGCCTGATCGGCGACAACGTGGTGATCGCCAACAGCGTGAACCTCGCCGGGCATGTCACCATCGGGGACTGGGCCATTCTGGAGGGCAACGTGGCGGTGCAGCAGTTCATCAACATCGGCGCGCACAGCTTCGTCGCCGGGGCCTCTCTGGTCCGGAAGAACGTGCCCCCATTCGTGAAGGCCGCACGCGAACCGCTGAGCTTTGTCGGGGTGAACGTGGTGGGACTGCGCCGTCGCGGCTTCGCCGATGATGCCGTGGCCCGCATCGAGGACATCTACCGGGAGATCTTCGTCCGCAATACCAACCTGGAGCGTGCCGTGCAGAACGTGGAGCAGCAGTTCACGGTATCGCCGGAGCGGGCGCTCATCATCGAGTTCATCCGCAGCAGCCCCAAGGGCATCATGCGCGGCCTGACGGAGTGA
- a CDS encoding bifunctional UDP-3-O-[3-hydroxymyristoyl] N-acetylglucosamine deacetylase/3-hydroxyacyl-ACP dehydratase: MSDKQHTLKAKSEVKGVGLHTGEEVTLTLCPAPIGHGLKFQRTDLEGRPVIDADADLVVSTARGTTLGKGEVKVNTTEHVLAALYALGVDNCLIQLDGAEVPIMDGSAMKFVEAIEKAGMEEQDAPRNWWVLKEPIWFETEERGTEMLGVPAPGGEFRLTVMVDYNSPVLGTQHASMYNQGEFKTEIASCRTFVFLREIEQLAKAGLIKGGDLDNAIVLEDREDITKEDLKALAKSIGREYQDVEIRRNGVLNTTDLKFLNEPARHKLLDIIGDLALVGRPIKGHILAARPGHFGNTSFAKRIKDKIREEEKDTRVFFDLTKEPLFDINAITKMLPHHYPFLLVDKVMSMDATTIVGVKNVTMNEPQFTGHFPDNPVMPGVLQVEAMAQVGGIFALSQVPDPEHYTTYFLKTDGVRYRRKVIPGDTLVFHLKLITPIRRGIVHMKGVGYVNGQPVVEAEMMAQIARDKAPADEKKPEPTKAANNA, translated from the coding sequence ATGAGCGACAAGCAGCATACATTGAAGGCCAAGTCAGAAGTAAAGGGCGTGGGTCTGCATACCGGTGAGGAAGTCACCCTCACGCTGTGCCCCGCCCCGATCGGCCACGGGCTGAAGTTCCAGCGCACCGATCTGGAAGGGCGGCCGGTGATCGATGCCGATGCGGACCTGGTGGTCAGCACCGCACGGGGCACCACCTTAGGCAAGGGCGAGGTGAAGGTGAACACCACGGAGCATGTCCTCGCGGCGCTCTATGCCTTGGGCGTGGACAATTGCCTGATCCAATTGGACGGCGCCGAAGTGCCCATCATGGACGGCAGCGCCATGAAGTTCGTGGAGGCCATCGAGAAGGCCGGGATGGAAGAACAGGACGCACCGCGCAACTGGTGGGTGCTGAAGGAACCCATCTGGTTCGAGACCGAGGAACGCGGCACCGAGATGCTCGGCGTGCCGGCGCCAGGCGGAGAGTTCCGCCTCACGGTGATGGTGGACTACAACAGCCCCGTGCTCGGCACCCAGCATGCCAGCATGTACAATCAGGGCGAGTTCAAGACAGAGATCGCCTCCTGCCGTACTTTCGTTTTCCTGAGAGAGATCGAACAGCTGGCCAAGGCCGGCCTCATCAAGGGCGGCGACCTCGACAACGCCATCGTGCTGGAGGACCGTGAGGACATCACCAAGGAGGACCTCAAGGCCCTGGCCAAGAGCATCGGGCGTGAATATCAGGACGTGGAGATCCGCCGTAACGGCGTGCTCAACACAACCGACCTGAAGTTCCTCAACGAACCCGCCCGCCACAAGTTGCTCGACATCATCGGCGACCTCGCACTGGTGGGCCGGCCGATCAAGGGGCATATCCTTGCAGCACGCCCCGGCCACTTCGGCAACACCAGCTTCGCCAAGCGGATCAAAGACAAGATCCGGGAGGAAGAGAAGGATACCCGCGTGTTTTTCGATCTCACGAAAGAGCCGCTGTTCGACATCAACGCCATTACGAAGATGCTGCCCCACCATTATCCGTTCCTGCTGGTGGACAAAGTGATGTCCATGGATGCCACCACCATCGTCGGGGTGAAGAACGTCACCATGAACGAACCGCAGTTCACGGGCCACTTCCCGGACAACCCGGTGATGCCTGGCGTACTGCAGGTGGAGGCCATGGCGCAGGTGGGCGGCATTTTCGCCCTCAGCCAAGTGCCGGACCCGGAGCATTACACCACCTACTTCCTGAAGACCGACGGGGTGCGCTACCGGCGCAAGGTGATCCCCGGGGACACGTTGGTGTTCCACCTGAAGCTGATCACCCCCATCCGCCGTGGCATCGTGCATATGAAAGGCGTGGGTTATGTGAACGGCCAACCCGTCGTGGAGGCGGAGATGATGGCCCAGATCGCCCGCGACAAGGCCCCTGCGGACGAGAAGAAGCCCGAACCCACTAAGGCCGCCAACAACGCATGA
- the lpxD gene encoding UDP-3-O-(3-hydroxymyristoyl)glucosamine N-acyltransferase — MQFTAGQIAEFLHGEVDGNTQVLVHDVAKIEEGRSGTLTFLANPIYTEHVYTTAASVVITGRDFQPTKAIPKHLTLVRVDDPRAAFARLLEIHEAQRFDLVGVEQPSYVNPRAKVAEDAYIGAFSYIGEGAVVEENVKIFPNCYIGEGAHIGKGSRIHAGVKVHAKCMIGANCVLHSGVVIGADGFGFVPNEKGEQVKMAQIGNVIIEDDVEIGANTTVDRATLGSTIIRKGTKLDNLIQVGHNVEIGEHTLVVSQTGIAGSTRVGSHCMIGGQVGIAGHLHIGDRVKIAAQSGIGSDIPDGTTVQGSPAYAIGLYKRSYVLFRNLPELKQRIDRMEKELEGLKAEERSAQEATNKNA; from the coding sequence ATGCAATTCACCGCAGGACAGATCGCCGAGTTCCTCCACGGGGAAGTGGATGGTAACACGCAAGTGCTGGTGCATGACGTGGCGAAGATCGAGGAGGGCCGATCCGGTACCTTGACCTTTCTCGCCAATCCCATCTACACCGAACATGTGTACACCACGGCGGCCAGTGTCGTGATCACCGGTCGGGATTTTCAACCCACCAAGGCGATCCCCAAGCACCTCACCCTCGTCCGTGTGGATGATCCGCGTGCGGCGTTCGCACGCTTGTTGGAGATCCATGAGGCCCAGCGTTTCGACCTGGTGGGAGTGGAGCAGCCCAGCTATGTGAACCCGCGTGCCAAGGTGGCGGAAGATGCCTACATCGGCGCGTTCAGCTACATCGGCGAGGGCGCCGTGGTGGAGGAGAACGTGAAGATCTTCCCCAATTGCTACATCGGGGAAGGGGCGCACATCGGCAAAGGCAGCCGGATCCATGCCGGCGTGAAAGTGCATGCCAAGTGCATGATCGGCGCGAACTGCGTCCTGCACAGTGGCGTGGTGATCGGTGCCGACGGCTTCGGTTTTGTGCCGAACGAGAAAGGAGAGCAAGTGAAGATGGCCCAGATCGGCAACGTCATCATCGAGGATGATGTGGAGATCGGCGCCAACACAACCGTGGACCGTGCCACGCTCGGCAGCACCATCATCCGTAAGGGGACCAAGCTGGACAACCTGATCCAAGTAGGCCATAACGTGGAGATCGGCGAGCATACGCTGGTGGTATCACAGACCGGGATCGCTGGTAGTACGCGTGTAGGGAGCCATTGCATGATCGGTGGTCAGGTGGGCATCGCGGGGCATCTGCACATCGGTGACCGGGTGAAGATCGCGGCTCAGAGCGGCATCGGTTCGGACATCCCGGACGGCACCACGGTGCAGGGTTCGCCTGCCTATGCCATCGGGCTGTACAAGCGTAGCTACGTGCTGTTCCGCAACTTGCCGGAACTGAAGCAGCGTATCGATCGAATGGAAAAGGAACTGGAAGGGCTGAAGGCGGAGGAAAGATCCGCCCAAGAAGCCACGAACAAGAACGCATGA
- a CDS encoding DUF2911 domain-containing protein produces MKALKWFLIIIGTLLVLGFCSFKWMEHQTKKASPEATVNYVKDDLKIDITYCRPFKKGRVIFGGLVPYDVVWRTGANEPTTFTTNEELTVGGKVLPAGKYTLWTLPHADNWEVFFNKKMYNWGINMDGVASRDPAEDVMAVSVPVEALPEELEQFTISVEDAKVPTLVFTWDKTRVSVPLQ; encoded by the coding sequence ATGAAAGCCCTCAAATGGTTCCTCATCATCATCGGCACCCTGTTGGTGCTGGGTTTCTGTTCCTTTAAGTGGATGGAGCACCAGACCAAGAAGGCCAGCCCTGAAGCTACCGTCAACTACGTGAAGGATGACCTGAAAATTGACATCACCTATTGCCGCCCGTTCAAGAAGGGGCGGGTGATCTTCGGCGGGCTGGTACCCTACGATGTGGTCTGGCGGACAGGTGCTAACGAGCCTACGACCTTCACCACCAACGAGGAGCTCACCGTTGGCGGTAAGGTCCTGCCTGCGGGAAAGTACACCTTGTGGACCCTGCCGCATGCGGACAACTGGGAAGTCTTCTTCAACAAGAAGATGTACAACTGGGGCATTAACATGGACGGCGTCGCCAGCCGCGACCCCGCTGAGGATGTCATGGCAGTGTCGGTGCCCGTGGAGGCCCTGCCGGAGGAACTGGAGCAGTTCACCATCAGCGTGGAGGACGCAAAAGTGCCCACGCTGGTGTTCACTTGGGACAAGACCCGGGTCTCGGTTCCGCTGCAATAG
- a CDS encoding PKD domain-containing protein, with amino-acid sequence MLRTLTLATALLSLVGAQAQCSTCTIDFSCGAVPAYPTLCPLQPIDAVAGQAYESDITFWMPINFTDPGTGFDVSFLQMTITGVTGLPFGMHLTANDPLGIYYPPQNQFGCARLCGTPIGSGTYTVAINIIAQVQASGFTLNVPQSFGITLVVQPGTGGNTSFSFTPTSGCGNAEVQFTALLDGGTSPTTYAWDFGNGGTSELADPVTNYAAPGTYPVSLTTTIGGYVLTDVVLGGVSDNWCGDVEEPSLFGACTGAPDLYFVLTDGGGNSFTSSSGSNSTSQTWNNVSRLLDAPPYSIQFFDEDVVSQDDDLGTFNIPVASNGTVPFALGNGTYGSLIIALQPQQVFTDSDTVRVFPAPQLTTFYDTASATLCATDTMQLVYTWFNNGDTIHGVNGPCVQTDSTGAWWGVATNAFGCTASSDTIVVCPPVTIEANGTVLLVQGDFASYAWTLNGTPIPGADDPFLVATTGGQYSVTVTTALGCMLSDTYDLIITGTTELAETESFHAYPNPNRGRFTLELPASTSPNARIDILDPAGRLCHSAKRSPGATQRISLSTTVSGHYLVVVESNGRRLTSTVVVE; translated from the coding sequence ATGCTCCGCACCTTGACCCTTGCCACCGCCTTGCTCTCTCTTGTCGGCGCCCAAGCCCAATGCAGCACCTGCACCATCGATTTTTCCTGCGGTGCGGTCCCGGCCTACCCCACGCTCTGCCCCTTGCAGCCCATTGATGCGGTCGCCGGACAGGCCTACGAGAGCGACATCACCTTCTGGATGCCGATCAACTTTACCGACCCCGGCACAGGCTTCGATGTGAGCTTCCTTCAGATGACCATCACCGGAGTCACCGGCCTGCCCTTCGGCATGCACCTGACCGCGAACGACCCGCTGGGCATCTACTATCCGCCCCAGAACCAGTTCGGCTGCGCCCGGTTGTGCGGCACGCCCATCGGCAGTGGCACGTATACCGTGGCGATCAACATCATCGCACAGGTGCAGGCGAGCGGCTTCACGCTCAACGTGCCGCAGAGCTTCGGCATCACTCTTGTGGTGCAGCCTGGCACCGGTGGGAACACCAGCTTCTCCTTCACCCCCACCAGCGGCTGCGGCAATGCGGAGGTGCAGTTCACCGCACTGTTGGACGGCGGCACATCGCCCACCACCTATGCTTGGGACTTCGGCAACGGCGGGACCAGCGAACTGGCGGACCCGGTGACGAACTACGCCGCGCCGGGCACCTACCCGGTATCGCTCACCACCACGATCGGCGGCTACGTGCTCACAGACGTGGTTCTGGGCGGCGTCAGCGACAACTGGTGCGGCGATGTGGAGGAACCCAGCCTCTTCGGAGCCTGCACAGGTGCCCCCGATCTTTACTTCGTACTTACCGATGGCGGCGGCAACAGCTTCACCAGCAGCAGCGGAAGCAACAGCACGAGCCAGACCTGGAACAACGTGAGCCGCTTGCTGGACGCTCCGCCCTACTCCATCCAGTTCTTCGATGAGGACGTCGTGAGCCAGGACGATGACCTCGGCACCTTCAATATTCCCGTAGCCAGCAATGGCACGGTTCCCTTCGCACTGGGCAACGGCACGTATGGCAGCCTCATCATTGCGCTACAGCCCCAGCAGGTCTTCACGGACAGCGACACGGTGCGCGTCTTTCCCGCTCCGCAGCTCACCACGTTCTACGACACGGCCAGTGCCACGCTCTGTGCCACGGACACCATGCAGCTCGTGTACACCTGGTTCAACAACGGCGACACCATCCATGGCGTGAACGGTCCCTGTGTGCAGACGGACAGTACCGGTGCCTGGTGGGGCGTGGCCACCAACGCTTTCGGATGCACCGCAAGCAGCGACACTATCGTGGTGTGCCCGCCCGTCACCATCGAGGCCAACGGCACGGTGTTGTTGGTGCAAGGCGATTTTGCGAGCTATGCCTGGACCTTGAACGGCACGCCCATCCCCGGCGCGGACGATCCCTTCCTCGTGGCCACCACAGGCGGGCAGTACAGCGTGACCGTGACCACGGCGCTCGGCTGCATGTTGAGCGATACGTACGACCTGATCATCACCGGGACCACGGAACTGGCGGAAACGGAAAGTTTCCATGCCTACCCCAATCCGAACCGTGGCCGCTTCACTTTGGAGCTGCCTGCCAGTACATCACCCAATGCGAGGATCGATATCCTTGACCCCGCAGGCCGTTTATGCCATAGCGCGAAAAGAAGCCCGGGCGCGACGCAACGGATCAGTTTGTCCACGACCGTGAGCGGCCATTACCTCGTGGTCGTGGAAAGCAATGGACGGAGGCTTACATCCACCGTGGTGGTGGAATAG